The following are encoded together in the Triticum dicoccoides isolate Atlit2015 ecotype Zavitan chromosome 6B, WEW_v2.0, whole genome shotgun sequence genome:
- the LOC119322584 gene encoding putative F-box protein At5g52610 isoform X1 yields MLTGNNDMKPPIPKRPRRMAMSPESAPLASGSSSFIPDDIIFFQILVLLPVKSLVRFQTVCKSWRTTLTSISFVRWHLELSKRTRSTMVLVPRKYQEDRRKACSRLLSIFSFQPGESKCAELIFRKEFHPYGIPVFSIPLHCDGLILIPCIMRKIFICNPATREFVELPPGSPSVLFEHRVAFGFDPWSGTYKVARHFIRSYRDTLQIDGEGGTTREYSSGHEILTFGGDSKEEAWVWKATVDPPYPIKARTPICLPGVFFWSALKSMAHGKARMMHYLH; encoded by the exons ATGTTGACCGGAAACAACGATATGAAGCCGCCGATTCCTAAACGACCCCGGCGGATGGCTATGTCGCCGGAATCAGCACCTTTAGCCTCCGGCAGTAGCAGCTTCATCCCAGATGATATAATCTTCTTTCAGATACTCGTACTTCTTCCTGTGAAGTCCCTTGTGCGCTTCCAAACCGTCTGCAAGTCATGGCGCACCACATTAACCAGCATCAGTTTCGTGCGCTGGCACCTGGAGCTTTCCAAGCGAACAAGGTCGACCATGGTCCTCGTGCCACGCAAGTATCAGGAGGACCGACGGAAGGCGTGTTCTAGATTACTCAGTATCTTCAGCTTCCAGCCAGGGGAAAGCAAGTGTGCGGAGCTTATCTTCCGAAAGGAATTTCATCCCTATGGGATCCCTGTGTTCAGCATTCCTCTCCATTGTGATGGCCTGATATTGATCCCTTGCATAATGAGGAAAATTTTCATCTGCAACCCGGCCACTAGAGAGTTTGTTGAGTTGCCACCTGGAAGCCCAAGTGTTCTCTTTGAGCACAGGGTCGCCTTTGGCTTTGATCCTTGGAGTGGTACCTACAAGGTGGCGAGGCACTTCATCCGCTCGTACAGAGATACTCTGCAAATAGATGGGGAAGGAGGCACCACTAGAGAATACAGCAGTGGACATGAGATCTTAACATTCGGTGGTGACAGCAAAGAAGAAGCTTGGGTATGGAAGGCCACTGTGGATCCACCATACCCTATCAAGGCCAGGACTCCAATTTGTCTCCCAGGGGTCTTCTTTTGGAGTGCTCTCAAGTCCATGGCACATGGCAAG GCAAGAATGATGCACTATCTGCACTAG
- the LOC119322584 gene encoding putative F-box protein At5g52610 isoform X2, whose protein sequence is MLTGNNDMKPPIPKRPRRMAMSPESAPLASGSSSFIPDDIIFFQILVLLPVKSLVRFQTVCKSWRTTLTSISFVRWHLELSKRTRSTMVLVPRKYQEDRRKACSRLLSIFSFQPGESKCAELIFRKEFHPYGIPVFSIPLHCDGLILIPCIMRKIFICNPATREFVELPPGSPSVLFEHRVAFGFDPWSGTYKVARHFIRSYRDTLQIDGEGGTTREYSSGHEILTFGGDSKEEAWVWKATVDPPYPIKARTPICLPGVFFWSALKSMAHGK, encoded by the exons ATGTTGACCGGAAACAACGATATGAAGCCGCCGATTCCTAAACGACCCCGGCGGATGGCTATGTCGCCGGAATCAGCACCTTTAGCCTCCGGCAGTAGCAGCTTCATCCCAGATGATATAATCTTCTTTCAGATACTCGTACTTCTTCCTGTGAAGTCCCTTGTGCGCTTCCAAACCGTCTGCAAGTCATGGCGCACCACATTAACCAGCATCAGTTTCGTGCGCTGGCACCTGGAGCTTTCCAAGCGAACAAGGTCGACCATGGTCCTCGTGCCACGCAAGTATCAGGAGGACCGACGGAAGGCGTGTTCTAGATTACTCAGTATCTTCAGCTTCCAGCCAGGGGAAAGCAAGTGTGCGGAGCTTATCTTCCGAAAGGAATTTCATCCCTATGGGATCCCTGTGTTCAGCATTCCTCTCCATTGTGATGGCCTGATATTGATCCCTTGCATAATGAGGAAAATTTTCATCTGCAACCCGGCCACTAGAGAGTTTGTTGAGTTGCCACCTGGAAGCCCAAGTGTTCTCTTTGAGCACAGGGTCGCCTTTGGCTTTGATCCTTGGAGTGGTACCTACAAGGTGGCGAGGCACTTCATCCGCTCGTACAGAGATACTCTGCAAATAGATGGGGAAGGAGGCACCACTAGAGAATACAGCAGTGGACATGAGATCTTAACATTCGGTGGTGACAGCAAAGAAGAAGCTTGGGTATGGAAGGCCACTGTGGATCCACCATACCCTATCAAGGCCAGGACTCCAATTTGTCTCCCAGGGGTCTTCTTTTGGAGTGCTCTCAAGTCCATGGCACATGGCAAG TGA